In Thauera sp. JM12B12, one DNA window encodes the following:
- a CDS encoding ankyrin repeat domain-containing protein — protein sequence MSDTPAPLSFLLASTHAEKFPHKLAEGFPHVVRQLDALWNDPEALTEYFSELMVSKRPGRRGFPPEVGAEILALSLAYDRIGPIKPQEQEHAAAASAPASDPWDFERAVAELERLNIPRTMAGFVRAVESGDEHVARLFLHAGFDVNARDSREWTPLMVASFNGRETLALELIKLGASVHAQDADGYTPLHWGTVNGFLRVAALLLRKGAEVNATSLAGITPLLQAAARGHGELVALLLQHKARVNLVATDGSTALLKAVANGHWQIINHLLDAGASTAVTMQNGTTLAEIAARARDPRIRERIAIAVRMERRGDAPLQRDEPQA from the coding sequence ATGAGCGATACACCAGCCCCCCTCTCTTTCCTGCTCGCCTCGACGCATGCGGAGAAATTCCCGCACAAGCTGGCCGAAGGCTTTCCCCACGTCGTACGCCAGCTCGACGCCTTGTGGAACGACCCCGAGGCGCTCACCGAGTACTTCTCCGAGCTGATGGTCTCCAAGCGTCCCGGGCGGCGTGGCTTCCCGCCCGAGGTCGGGGCCGAGATCCTTGCCCTGAGCCTGGCCTACGACCGCATCGGCCCGATCAAGCCCCAGGAGCAGGAGCACGCCGCAGCCGCCAGCGCGCCAGCATCCGACCCCTGGGACTTCGAGCGCGCCGTGGCCGAGCTGGAACGCCTCAACATCCCGCGCACGATGGCGGGCTTCGTGCGCGCGGTCGAGTCGGGCGACGAGCACGTGGCACGACTCTTCCTGCATGCGGGCTTCGACGTCAACGCGCGCGACAGCCGCGAATGGACGCCGCTGATGGTCGCCTCCTTCAACGGCCGCGAGACCCTCGCGCTCGAGCTCATCAAGCTCGGCGCGAGCGTGCACGCGCAGGACGCGGACGGTTACACGCCGCTGCACTGGGGAACCGTAAACGGCTTCCTGAGGGTGGCGGCGCTGCTGCTGCGCAAGGGCGCCGAGGTCAACGCCACCAGCCTCGCGGGCATCACCCCGCTGCTGCAGGCCGCCGCGCGCGGCCATGGCGAGCTCGTCGCGCTGCTGCTGCAGCACAAGGCGCGGGTGAACCTGGTCGCCACCGACGGCTCCACCGCCTTGCTCAAGGCCGTCGCCAACGGCCACTGGCAGATCATCAACCACTTGCTCGATGCCGGTGCATCGACCGCCGTCACCATGCAGAACGGCACGACGCTCGCCGAGATCGCCGCGCGGGCGCGCGATCCGCGCATCCGCGAGCGCATCGCGATCGCCGTCCGCATGGAGCGGCGCGGCGACGCCCCCCTGCAGCGCGACGAACCGCAAGCCTGA
- a CDS encoding monooxygenase: MAVLLQIDFPFSGPWGEDMAAGMEALATSIAAEPGLQWKIWTENREAGEAGGIYLFADRASAEAYLAMHRARLLGFGIAAVNAKLFEVNLPLSRIDRAPLS, encoded by the coding sequence ATGGCGGTACTGCTGCAGATCGACTTCCCCTTCTCCGGCCCCTGGGGCGAGGACATGGCCGCCGGCATGGAGGCGCTCGCCACCTCGATCGCCGCCGAGCCCGGCCTGCAGTGGAAGATCTGGACCGAGAACCGCGAGGCCGGCGAGGCCGGGGGCATCTACCTGTTCGCCGACCGCGCCAGCGCCGAGGCCTACCTCGCCATGCACCGCGCGCGCCTGCTCGGCTTCGGCATCGCCGCGGTCAATGCCAAGCTGTTCGAGGTCAACCTGCCGCTGTCGCGGATCGATCGCGCCCCGCTGTCCTGA
- a CDS encoding SAM-dependent methyltransferase — protein sequence MNAPHPEIRPGQSIELLKQLHILTRDGKLNQDSRRKLKQVYHLYQFIEPLLEAALAEHPDIELVDHGAGKSYLGFILHDLFFKTRAPAGRIHGIETRDELVMSSRRLADKLGFSAGMRFQNLSVADSISSDRLPARIDIVTALHACNTATDDAIRFALKKGARAIVLVPCCQAEVAAVLRKHKQQALREPLAELWRHPIHTREFGSHVTNVLRCLQLEAHGYEVTVTELVGWEHSMKNELIIARHQPDRPRRRAAERVAALLHSLGLEELSERFFTT from the coding sequence ATGAACGCCCCACATCCCGAAATCCGCCCCGGGCAATCGATCGAGTTGCTCAAGCAGCTTCACATCCTGACCCGCGACGGCAAGCTCAACCAGGACAGCCGGCGCAAGTTGAAGCAGGTCTATCACCTGTACCAGTTCATCGAGCCGCTGCTCGAGGCTGCGCTCGCCGAGCACCCGGACATCGAGCTCGTCGACCACGGTGCCGGCAAGTCCTACCTCGGCTTCATCCTCCACGACCTGTTCTTCAAGACGCGCGCGCCCGCCGGCCGCATCCACGGCATCGAGACCCGCGACGAGCTGGTGATGAGCTCGCGCCGGCTCGCCGACAAGCTGGGCTTTTCCGCCGGCATGCGCTTCCAGAACCTCTCGGTCGCCGACTCGATCAGCTCCGACCGCCTGCCCGCGCGCATCGACATCGTCACCGCGCTGCACGCCTGCAACACCGCCACCGACGACGCCATCCGCTTCGCGCTGAAGAAGGGCGCGCGCGCGATCGTGCTGGTGCCCTGCTGCCAGGCGGAGGTCGCGGCGGTGCTGCGCAAGCACAAGCAGCAGGCGCTGCGCGAGCCGCTCGCCGAGCTGTGGCGCCACCCGATCCACACCCGCGAGTTCGGCAGCCACGTCACCAACGTGCTGCGCTGCCTGCAGCTCGAGGCCCACGGCTACGAGGTCACCGTGACCGAGCTCGTGGGCTGGGAGCACTCGATGAAGAACGAGCTCATCATCGCCCGCCACCAGCCCGACCGCCCGCGCCGGCGCGCCGCCGAGCGCGTCGCCGCGTTGCTGCACAGCCTCGGCCTGGAAGAGCTGAGCGAGCGCTTCTTCACCACCTGA
- a CDS encoding toll/interleukin-1 receptor domain-containing protein, with protein MLSEDDFHRLAAVRRLGLVSMLLAVACLLGTAGALMLLPYAGAAGQAIVGGAGLAVAGVAFAFGRMISLRRPGARRVGFAAVGLAAASAVLFALLAVARPEAAGYFLAWLVVHLAYAGFALHRLVRWPSGELADEPPVALGIFISYRRDDSRETVGRLHDALSRGFDPARIFLDVAGQVPGEDYRSVIGRALDAAEVVLVVIGPRWLDITDAQGRRRLDDPEDMVRIEVESALQRGKQVIPVLVQGAAMPADEALPAALAPLAFRMASPLRPDPDFRADLLRLVDALRTHAEGHAD; from the coding sequence ATGCTGAGCGAGGACGATTTTCACCGCCTTGCCGCGGTGCGCAGGCTGGGCCTGGTGTCGATGCTGCTGGCGGTGGCCTGCCTGCTCGGCACCGCCGGGGCGCTGATGCTGCTGCCCTACGCCGGCGCGGCCGGGCAGGCGATCGTGGGTGGGGCCGGCCTGGCGGTGGCCGGCGTGGCCTTCGCGTTCGGACGCATGATCAGTCTGCGCCGGCCGGGCGCGCGCCGCGTCGGCTTCGCGGCGGTCGGGCTGGCGGCCGCGTCGGCGGTGCTGTTCGCCCTGCTCGCGGTGGCGAGGCCGGAGGCGGCGGGCTACTTCCTGGCCTGGCTGGTGGTCCACCTCGCCTACGCGGGTTTTGCGCTCCATCGCCTGGTGCGCTGGCCGAGCGGCGAGCTCGCCGACGAGCCGCCGGTCGCGCTCGGCATCTTCATCTCCTACCGGCGCGACGACAGCCGCGAGACGGTGGGGCGGCTGCATGACGCGCTCAGTCGCGGTTTCGATCCCGCGCGCATCTTCCTCGACGTCGCCGGCCAGGTGCCCGGCGAGGATTACCGCAGCGTGATCGGTCGCGCACTCGACGCCGCCGAGGTGGTGCTGGTCGTCATCGGCCCGCGCTGGCTCGACATCACCGATGCGCAGGGTCGGCGCCGCCTGGACGACCCCGAGGACATGGTGCGGATCGAGGTCGAGTCGGCCCTGCAGCGCGGCAAGCAGGTGATCCCGGTGCTGGTGCAGGGCGCGGCGATGCCGGCCGACGAGGCGCTGCCCGCCGCGCTGGCGCCGCTCGCCTTTCGCATGGCTTCGCCGCTGCGTCCCGACCCCGACTTCCGCGCCGACCTGCTGCGCCTGGTCGACGCCCTGCGCACGCATGCGGAAGGCCATGCCGACTGA
- a CDS encoding MFS transporter, with product MVQATHPGTDASAAGRAGIPPAFIVIIAGMVAALHIGKIPPALPVLRDALGVSLVEAGFLLSMVQMAGMLGGVFIGLAADGFGLRRSMLLGQFVLASASLAGAWATQPGELLVLRALEGLGFLLVVLPVPSLIRQLVPPSRLALHLGLWGTYMATGTSLVLAGGPLLMSAIGWQGLWGALAVVSAAVAAWLFLRVPSDRARRAAASAGAPAGAAPAARAQAVARLRATLGSPGPWRVAISFSMYSSQWLAVIGFLPSIYAQAGLSGQVAGLLTAFACLVNVTGNLAAGRLLHRGVCARHLLYAGFVAMAVTAFVAFSPVTAEAPVARYLAVVLFSALGGLIPATLFALAVHVAPSEHTVSTTVGWMQQCSSAGQFLGPPLVAWVAGAAGGWQWTWVITGLACVVGLVLSSRTRYQRA from the coding sequence ATGGTTCAGGCAACACACCCTGGCACGGACGCAAGTGCCGCCGGGCGGGCGGGGATCCCGCCAGCCTTCATCGTGATCATCGCCGGCATGGTGGCCGCGCTCCACATCGGCAAGATCCCGCCCGCGCTCCCGGTGCTGCGCGACGCGCTCGGCGTCAGCCTGGTCGAGGCCGGCTTCCTGCTGTCGATGGTGCAGATGGCGGGCATGCTCGGCGGCGTGTTCATCGGTCTGGCGGCGGACGGCTTCGGCCTGCGCCGCAGCATGCTGCTGGGCCAGTTCGTGCTCGCCTCCGCCAGCCTCGCTGGCGCCTGGGCGACGCAGCCGGGCGAACTGCTCGTCTTGCGCGCGCTCGAGGGCCTCGGTTTCCTGCTCGTGGTGCTGCCGGTGCCGAGTCTGATCCGCCAGCTCGTGCCGCCGAGCCGGCTGGCGCTGCACCTGGGCTTGTGGGGCACCTACATGGCCACCGGCACCTCGCTGGTGCTGGCCGGCGGACCGCTGCTGATGAGCGCGATCGGCTGGCAGGGGCTGTGGGGCGCGTTGGCGGTGGTGTCGGCCGCGGTGGCGGCGTGGCTGTTCCTGCGCGTGCCGTCGGACCGTGCGCGGCGCGCCGCGGCGAGTGCCGGCGCGCCGGCCGGGGCCGCCCCAGCTGCACGCGCGCAGGCGGTCGCGCGCCTGCGCGCCACGCTGGGCAGCCCGGGGCCGTGGCGGGTGGCGATCAGCTTCTCGATGTATTCCAGCCAGTGGCTGGCGGTGATCGGCTTCCTGCCGTCGATCTATGCCCAGGCCGGGCTGTCGGGCCAGGTGGCGGGCCTGCTGACCGCCTTCGCCTGCCTGGTGAACGTCACCGGCAACCTTGCCGCCGGCCGCCTGCTGCACCGCGGGGTGTGCGCCCGCCACCTGCTCTATGCCGGTTTCGTGGCGATGGCGGTCACCGCCTTCGTCGCCTTCAGCCCCGTCACCGCCGAGGCGCCGGTCGCGCGCTACCTGGCGGTGGTGCTGTTCTCGGCGCTCGGCGGCCTGATCCCGGCCACCCTGTTCGCGCTCGCGGTGCATGTGGCGCCCAGCGAACACACGGTGTCGACCACCGTGGGCTGGATGCAGCAGTGCTCGTCGGCCGGCCAGTTTCTCGGCCCGCCGCTGGTGGCCTGGGTGGCGGGGGCCGCCGGCGGCTGGCAGTGGACCTGGGTGATCACCGGGCTCGCCTGCGTCGTCGGCCTCGTGCTGTCGAGCCGGACGCGCTACCAGCGCGCCTGA
- a CDS encoding FAD-dependent oxidoreductase has product MKKALLLLVVLALVAAFFASGLHRQLDLDALKAGMDGFAAWREASPLVVAALYFAAYVAVTALSLPGAAVMTLAGGALFGLGWALLIVSFASTIGATLAFLVSRHLLRDSVHARFGERLRAIDQGIARDGAFYLFSLRLVPAFPFFLINLLMGLTPIRTRTFYWVSQIGMLPGTLVYVNAGTELGAVDSLGGVLSPALVASFVLLGLFPLLARWALERVQARRVYARWTRPARFERNLVVIGAGAAGLVTAYIAAAVKAKVSLVEAHKMGGDCLNTGCVPSKALIRSAKLAHQIRHAGHYGLDTAEPRFSFHKVMARVHEVIRKIEPHDSIARYTGLGVEVVQGYARVVDPWTVEVALNDGGTQRITTRSIVIAAGARPAVPPLPGLEAVGYLTSDTVWDAFARLDAPPRRLVVLGGGPIGCELAQCFARLGSQVTQIGRAPQLLPREDEDVATFARTTLERDGVHVLTGFEALRCEREETPAGERKFIVVARAGEETRIAFDALLCAVGREARLEGYGLEEIGIPVQRTVVTNEYLETLYPNIYAAGDVAGPYQFTHVAAHQAWYAAVNALFGKLKRFKVDYRVVPHTTFIDPEVARVGLNEREARARGIAFEVTRYGLDDLDRAIADGADHGFVKVLTVPGKDRILGATIVGEHAGELLAEFTLAMKHGLGLNKILGTIHTYPTLSEASKYAAGEWKRAHAPQRVLGWLARYHAWLRG; this is encoded by the coding sequence ATGAAGAAAGCCCTCCTGCTGCTGGTCGTGCTGGCGCTCGTCGCCGCCTTCTTCGCGAGCGGGCTGCACCGCCAGCTCGACCTCGACGCCCTCAAGGCCGGCATGGACGGCTTCGCCGCCTGGCGCGAAGCCTCTCCGCTCGTGGTTGCCGCGCTTTACTTCGCCGCCTATGTGGCGGTGACCGCGCTGTCGCTGCCCGGCGCGGCGGTGATGACGCTCGCCGGCGGCGCGCTGTTCGGGCTGGGCTGGGCGCTGCTGATCGTGTCCTTCGCGTCCACGATCGGCGCCACGCTGGCCTTCCTGGTCTCGCGCCACCTGCTGCGCGACAGCGTGCACGCGCGCTTCGGCGAGCGCCTGCGCGCGATCGACCAGGGCATCGCGCGCGACGGTGCCTTCTACCTGTTCTCGTTGCGCCTGGTGCCGGCCTTTCCCTTCTTCCTGATCAATCTGCTGATGGGGCTCACGCCGATCCGCACCCGCACCTTCTACTGGGTCAGCCAGATCGGCATGCTGCCCGGCACGCTGGTGTACGTGAACGCGGGCACCGAGCTCGGCGCGGTGGACAGCCTGGGCGGCGTGCTGTCGCCCGCCCTCGTCGCCTCCTTCGTGCTGCTCGGCCTGTTCCCGCTGCTCGCGCGCTGGGCGCTCGAGCGCGTGCAGGCGCGCCGGGTGTATGCGCGCTGGACGCGCCCGGCGCGCTTCGAGCGCAACCTGGTGGTGATCGGCGCCGGCGCCGCCGGGCTGGTCACCGCCTACATCGCCGCCGCGGTGAAGGCGAAGGTGAGCCTGGTCGAGGCGCACAAGATGGGCGGCGACTGCCTCAACACCGGCTGCGTGCCGAGCAAGGCGCTGATCCGCAGCGCGAAGCTCGCCCACCAGATCCGCCACGCCGGCCATTACGGCCTGGATACCGCCGAGCCCCGCTTCAGCTTCCACAAGGTGATGGCGCGCGTGCATGAGGTCATCCGCAAGATCGAACCGCACGACAGCATCGCGCGCTATACCGGGCTGGGCGTCGAGGTCGTGCAGGGCTACGCGCGCGTCGTCGATCCGTGGACGGTGGAGGTGGCGTTGAACGACGGTGGCACGCAGCGCATCACCACGCGCAGCATCGTCATCGCCGCCGGCGCCCGCCCGGCCGTGCCGCCCCTGCCCGGGCTGGAGGCGGTGGGCTACCTGACCAGCGACACGGTGTGGGACGCCTTCGCCCGGCTCGATGCGCCACCGCGCCGGCTCGTGGTGCTGGGCGGCGGGCCGATCGGCTGCGAGCTGGCGCAGTGCTTCGCCCGCCTCGGATCGCAGGTCACCCAGATCGGACGCGCGCCGCAACTGCTGCCGCGCGAGGACGAGGACGTCGCCACCTTCGCCCGCACCACCCTCGAGCGCGACGGCGTGCACGTGCTGACCGGCTTCGAGGCGCTGCGCTGCGAGCGTGAGGAGACGCCGGCCGGGGAACGCAAGTTCATCGTCGTCGCCCGCGCCGGCGAGGAGACGCGGATTGCGTTCGACGCACTGCTGTGCGCGGTGGGCCGCGAGGCCCGGCTCGAGGGCTACGGGCTGGAGGAGATCGGCATCCCGGTGCAGCGGACGGTGGTCACCAACGAGTACCTCGAGACCCTCTACCCCAACATCTACGCCGCGGGCGACGTCGCCGGCCCTTACCAGTTCACCCACGTCGCCGCGCACCAGGCATGGTACGCGGCAGTCAACGCGCTGTTCGGCAAGCTGAAGCGTTTCAAGGTCGATTACCGCGTGGTGCCGCACACCACCTTCATCGACCCCGAGGTGGCGCGCGTCGGGCTCAACGAGCGCGAGGCGCGCGCGCGCGGCATCGCCTTCGAGGTGACGCGCTATGGCCTCGACGACCTCGACCGCGCCATCGCCGACGGCGCCGACCATGGCTTCGTCAAGGTGCTGACGGTGCCCGGCAAGGACCGCATCCTGGGCGCGACCATCGTCGGCGAGCATGCCGGCGAACTGCTGGCCGAGTTCACCCTGGCGATGAAGCACGGCCTGGGCCTCAACAAGATCCTCGGCACCATCCACACCTACCCGACGCTGTCCGAGGCCAGCAAATATGCCGCGGGCGAGTGGAAGCGCGCCCATGCACCGCAGCGCGTGCTCGGCTGGCTGGCGCGCTACCACGCCTGGCTGCGGGGGTGA
- a CDS encoding zf-HC2 domain-containing protein — MLSCKDATRLCSDALERELSLRERLSLRMHLAMCAGCSRFEEQLAALRALSRRWAEGHAPPAGEPPPGPAGSTGAGDER, encoded by the coding sequence ATGCTGAGCTGCAAGGATGCCACCCGCCTCTGTTCGGACGCGCTCGAGCGCGAGTTGTCGCTGCGCGAGCGCCTGTCGCTGCGCATGCACCTGGCCATGTGCGCCGGATGCAGCCGCTTCGAGGAGCAGCTCGCGGCGCTGCGCGCGCTGAGCCGGCGCTGGGCCGAGGGACACGCTCCACCGGCTGGCGAACCCCCGCCCGGACCCGCTGGTTCCACGGGTGCGGGTGACGAACGATGA
- a CDS encoding sigma-70 family RNA polymerase sigma factor encodes MLLNDDAALTELRRDMLRFARLQLRDADLAEDAVQEAMAAACAQQARFDGRAELRTWVFAILRNKLVDQLRRRGRSENFSTVLAPDFDDAAVDALFRANGHWRPEARPAAWTDPEAAATQSAFWRIFEACLEHLPENLARVFTMREVLGLETAEICAELAISTGNCHVMLHRARLGLRACLEKNWFSHGECPTC; translated from the coding sequence ATGCTGCTGAACGACGATGCCGCGCTCACCGAGCTGCGTCGCGACATGCTGCGCTTCGCGCGCCTGCAGCTGCGCGACGCCGATCTCGCCGAGGACGCGGTGCAGGAGGCGATGGCGGCCGCCTGCGCACAGCAGGCGCGTTTCGATGGCCGCGCCGAGCTCAGGACCTGGGTGTTCGCGATCCTGCGCAACAAGCTGGTCGACCAGCTGCGCCGGCGCGGGCGCAGCGAGAACTTCAGCACCGTGCTCGCGCCGGACTTCGACGACGCCGCGGTGGACGCACTGTTCCGCGCCAACGGCCACTGGCGCCCCGAGGCCCGTCCCGCCGCGTGGACCGATCCCGAGGCTGCGGCCACCCAGTCGGCGTTCTGGCGCATCTTCGAGGCCTGCCTGGAGCACCTGCCCGAGAACCTCGCACGCGTGTTCACGATGCGCGAGGTGCTCGGCCTGGAGACGGCGGAGATCTGCGCCGAGTTGGCGATCAGCACCGGCAACTGCCACGTCATGCTGCACCGCGCCCGCCTCGGACTGCGCGCCTGCCTCGAGAAGAACTGGTTTTCGCACGGAGAGTGCCCCACATGCTGA
- a CDS encoding methyltransferase domain-containing protein has protein sequence MHELVQDYYGRTLKSSADLKTSACCDASAPPPTLRPVLGRIHPEVLARYYGCGLVSPPLLEGCRVLDLGCGAGRDVYALAQLVGEQGEVVGVDMTAEQLAVARRHEDYHRQAFGFARSNVRFLEGYIERLGALGLADASFDVIVSNCVINLCPDKAAVLREVFRLLKPGGEFYFSDVYADRRVPAAVRDDPVLYGECLGGALYWNDFLTLARAAGFADPRLVEDRPLAVTDPALAAKLGDIRFFSATWRLFRIDGLEGACEDYGQAVVYRGTVPGQPSRFVLDKHHHIDSGRVFPVCGNTWRMLHDSRLRPHFDFIGDFTRHFGLFAGCGDTMPFDPVAAGTTTAPTTERSGCC, from the coding sequence ATGCACGAACTCGTCCAGGACTACTACGGCCGCACGCTGAAGTCCTCCGCCGATCTCAAGACCTCCGCCTGCTGCGACGCCAGCGCCCCGCCACCGACGCTCAGGCCGGTGCTCGGCCGCATCCATCCCGAGGTCCTCGCGCGCTACTACGGCTGCGGCCTGGTGAGCCCGCCGCTGCTCGAGGGCTGCCGCGTGCTCGACCTCGGCTGCGGCGCGGGGCGCGACGTCTATGCGCTCGCGCAGCTCGTCGGCGAGCAGGGCGAGGTGGTCGGCGTGGACATGACCGCCGAGCAGCTCGCCGTCGCCCGCCGCCACGAGGACTACCACCGCCAGGCCTTCGGCTTCGCGCGCAGCAACGTGCGCTTCCTCGAGGGCTACATCGAGCGCCTCGGCGCGCTCGGCCTGGCGGACGCGAGCTTCGACGTCATCGTGTCGAACTGCGTGATCAACCTGTGCCCCGACAAGGCCGCGGTGCTGCGCGAGGTCTTCCGCCTGCTCAAGCCGGGCGGCGAGTTCTACTTCTCCGACGTGTATGCGGACCGCCGCGTGCCCGCCGCGGTGCGCGACGACCCGGTGCTGTACGGCGAGTGCCTGGGCGGCGCGCTGTACTGGAACGACTTCCTCACGCTCGCCCGCGCCGCGGGCTTCGCCGACCCGCGCCTGGTCGAGGACCGCCCGCTCGCGGTGACCGACCCCGCGCTCGCCGCCAAGCTGGGCGACATCCGCTTCTTCTCGGCGACCTGGCGGCTGTTCCGCATCGATGGGCTGGAGGGCGCCTGCGAGGACTATGGCCAGGCGGTGGTGTATCGCGGCACCGTCCCCGGACAGCCTTCGCGCTTCGTGCTCGACAAGCACCACCACATCGACAGCGGACGGGTGTTTCCGGTCTGCGGCAACACCTGGCGCATGCTGCACGACAGCCGGCTGCGCCCGCACTTCGACTTCATCGGCGACTTCACGCGCCACTTCGGGCTCTTTGCCGGCTGCGGCGACACGATGCCCTTCGACCCCGTCGCGGCCGGCACCACCACGGCGCCGACCACGGAGCGCAGCGGATGCTGCTGA
- a CDS encoding DUF3047 domain-containing protein encodes MPPSPSPHALARALRAGVLACAMAVSMGAAAAVEVGRFDTPALLPPAPWQEIRFDTAVPPTRYRIRAWDGVMAIEAESEASMSLLARPIQVDLQATPVLCWRWRIENRLDKADLRHRAGDDYAARVYLGFRLPPASLGLATRAGLALARARHGEHVPDAALNYVWDNRHPVGTEAPNAYTERTRMIVLRSNEAATGRWQEERRDIATDGAAAFGEEGVELTLLAVATDTDNTGERARAGFADLHFVARGAQCRFPPDRP; translated from the coding sequence ATGCCCCCTTCCCCCTCCCCGCACGCCCTGGCTCGCGCCCTGCGCGCGGGGGTGCTCGCCTGTGCGATGGCGGTGAGCATGGGCGCCGCCGCCGCGGTCGAGGTGGGCCGCTTCGACACCCCTGCCCTGCTGCCGCCCGCCCCCTGGCAGGAGATCCGCTTCGACACCGCGGTGCCGCCCACCCGCTACCGCATCCGCGCCTGGGACGGCGTGATGGCGATCGAGGCCGAGTCCGAAGCGAGCATGTCGCTGCTCGCCCGCCCCATCCAGGTCGACCTGCAGGCGACGCCGGTGCTGTGCTGGCGCTGGCGCATCGAGAACCGGCTCGACAAGGCCGACCTGCGCCACCGCGCGGGCGACGACTACGCGGCGCGCGTGTACCTCGGCTTCCGGCTGCCGCCGGCCAGCCTCGGGCTGGCCACGCGCGCCGGGCTCGCGCTGGCCCGCGCCCGCCACGGCGAGCACGTGCCCGACGCCGCGCTCAACTACGTCTGGGACAACCGCCACCCGGTGGGCACCGAGGCGCCCAATGCCTACACCGAGCGCACGCGCATGATCGTGCTGCGTTCGAACGAAGCCGCCACCGGCCGCTGGCAGGAGGAGCGCCGCGACATCGCCACCGACGGGGCCGCCGCCTTCGGTGAGGAGGGCGTCGAGCTGACGCTGCTCGCGGTCGCCACCGACACCGACAACACCGGTGAGCGCGCGCGGGCGGGCTTTGCCGACCTGCATTTCGTCGCCCGCGGCGCACAATGCCGCTTCCCGCCGGATCGCCCGTGA
- a CDS encoding FAD-dependent oxidoreductase, which yields MKRLLLVGGGHAQLAVLHALARQRPRGVEAVLLTPSPWQWYSGMLPGWMAGHYGAEDCRIDLRPLAAAAGARLCFASATALDADRRIVHDDAGASHDFDLLSLDVGSLTDTRALDAMPAGTLLPVKPLEAFFSAWPQRLAAARAGQLRRLAVVGGGAAGVELVLAAAQAFHRAGCKVALALVAPPGGLLAGHADGVRRRVERRLTRAGVALHHARARGTPAGLALVDGAEHTASALSADCVIAATGARALPWLQASGLACDAEGWVVVDAGHRSRSHPAIHAAGDVCTRDAPGFARSGVHAVHAGPVLAANLLAALADATPAPPQRYQPRPRSLYLIACGARHAIASWGPWSAEGRWVWHWKDRIDRGFIARHRSPPARAV from the coding sequence ATGAAACGACTCCTCCTCGTCGGCGGCGGCCATGCCCAGCTCGCCGTGCTCCACGCCCTCGCCCGGCAACGCCCGCGCGGGGTGGAGGCGGTGCTGCTGACGCCCTCGCCCTGGCAATGGTACTCGGGGATGCTGCCCGGCTGGATGGCCGGCCACTACGGCGCCGAGGACTGCCGCATCGACCTGCGCCCGCTCGCCGCCGCCGCGGGCGCGCGGCTGTGCTTCGCTTCCGCCACCGCGCTCGACGCCGACCGCCGCATCGTGCACGACGACGCGGGCGCCTCCCACGACTTCGATCTGCTCTCGCTCGACGTCGGCAGCCTCACCGACACGCGCGCGCTCGACGCAATGCCGGCGGGCACCCTGCTGCCGGTGAAACCACTCGAGGCCTTCTTCTCCGCCTGGCCGCAGCGGCTCGCCGCGGCGCGCGCCGGGCAGCTGCGCCGCCTCGCCGTGGTGGGTGGCGGCGCGGCCGGGGTGGAGCTGGTGCTCGCCGCCGCCCAGGCCTTTCACCGCGCCGGCTGCAAGGTGGCGCTCGCGCTCGTCGCACCACCGGGCGGACTGCTCGCCGGGCACGCCGACGGCGTGCGCAGGCGGGTCGAGCGCAGGCTGACGCGGGCCGGCGTCGCGCTGCACCACGCCCGCGCGCGCGGCACGCCCGCTGGCCTCGCGCTCGTCGATGGCGCAGAGCACACGGCTTCCGCCCTGTCCGCCGACTGCGTGATCGCCGCCACCGGCGCGCGCGCCCTGCCCTGGCTGCAAGCGAGCGGCCTGGCCTGCGACGCCGAGGGCTGGGTCGTGGTCGATGCCGGCCACCGCAGCCGCTCGCATCCGGCCATCCACGCCGCGGGCGACGTCTGCACCCGCGATGCACCCGGCTTCGCGCGCTCGGGCGTCCATGCCGTGCATGCCGGTCCGGTGCTCGCCGCCAACCTGCTTGCCGCGCTGGCCGACGCCACGCCCGCCCCGCCGCAGCGCTACCAGCCGCGCCCGCGCTCGCTCTACCTCATCGCCTGCGGCGCGCGCCACGCCATCGCCTCCTGGGGCCCCTGGTCCGCCGAGGGGCGCTGGGTGTGGCACTGGAAGGACCGCATCGACCGCGGCTTCATCGCCCGCCATCGCAGCCCACCCGCCCGCGCCGTGTAA